In Falco biarmicus isolate bFalBia1 chromosome 6, bFalBia1.pri, whole genome shotgun sequence, the following are encoded in one genomic region:
- the CNRIP1 gene encoding CB1 cannabinoid receptor-interacting protein 1 → MDDIPGLVKISVSLKIQPNDGAVYFKVDGQRFGQNRTIKLLTGAKYKIEVALRPGTVQATTMGIGGVNVPLEEKSRDAQVASYIGIYDTEGVPHTKSGERQPIQVNMQFNDIGVFETVWQVKFYNYHKRDHCQWGNSFGSIEYECKPNETRSLMWINKETFH, encoded by the exons ATGGACGACATCCCCGGCCTCGTGAAAATCAGCGTCTCCCTCAAGATCCAGCCCAACGACGGGGCGGTCTATTTCAAGGTGGACGGGCAACGCTTCGGGCAGAACCGCACCATCAAGCTGCTGACCGGGGCCAAGTACAAGATCGAGGTGGCCCTGCGGCCCGGCACCGTCCAGGCCAC GACAATGGGCATCGGGGGTGTCAATGTCCCGCTGGAAGAGAAATCGAGGGATGCACAGGTGGCCTCTTACATCGGGATCTACGACACAGAAGGAGTGCCCCACACCAAAAGCGGGGAGAGACAGCCCATCCAGGTCAACATGCAG TTTAACGACATTGGCGTTTTTGAAACAGTCTGGCAAGTCAAATTCTACAACTACCACAAACGGGATCACTGCCAGTGGGGAAACAGTTTTGGCAGTATTGAGTACGAATGCAAACCAAACGAAACGCGCAGTCTTATGTGGATCAATAAAGAGACCTTCCACTGA